The Brassica rapa cultivar Chiifu-401-42 chromosome A10, CAAS_Brap_v3.01, whole genome shotgun sequence genome segment TTCAGCTTCCGAGAATCGGTGGCTCAAAAAGCACCGTTTTTCTCCGGCTTCTTGGTCTGCGATCTTCGCTTTTGCTCTCTCTTCGCTCAATCGACTCTCGAGCTGAGACTCTACGTTGGctgttcttggatcgatcgtaGATGATTGATTTGATTCTTCAAAGTGTGGATCGGTGGTGGGTTTGACGGGTTCGAGGACGGTGTTGGGTCGCGTCTCTTTCCGACTATGGTGGAAGATCTTCTTTACCATCTGTTGCGTGATGTTCGATCTCGGTATCTTGTTTTCCGGTGTGTTTTCCGGTGGATGCCGTTTAGGATGTCGGCGGCGGCTTGCATGTCGGAGAAGAGCGGGGGCGATCCGATCTTGCGACACGTGCCCTCGAGTGAAGTTTTCGATAAGATGAAGCGGCCTTGCGACACGTGTTCCTCGCTGGTGAGGATCTTAGCACGTGTCCCGACCACAAAACACGCGTAGTGCGTTACGGCGCTTATGGGTTTGAGGTTTTGGGCTGCGGCCCACTTTAGCTGGTTAAAGTTGCCTTCTGTGTTGGGCTTTATgttttttgtattgtatttgGGCTTTGCCCTTTGGACTTAgtacatttaataaaatcaagatggaaaaaaaaaagtttttttttaataatgcaaATTAGCTAAAAGGGACAAGTATTGTCCATTCAACTAACTCCCACACTTCTGGGAAATGGACTATAATAATTCCCTGTCAAATAGATCAAATATATTTCCACGAAGGAAAAACAAAATACACTATAAACAGGATATATAAGATTGTGGGTATGTTTACTGTTCACTTCATGCATGATTAGAAGATTGTTGTCTCGTCGAGTATCTGACACCTATTCAAATTCTAGCTACTCAATTTGAATTCCATAACTATAAAATTCATTACATATTTATGTATCCGATAGAGATATAAATGAAAAACTGTACTATTCATATCTCTATACTACAGAGCCTTTTAtcttttaatgaattaaaagcCATCCATAACTCAAGTAGTCAAGTGTAACAAATCATTGATGAAAGTTAAAACTATAACATTGTATCAATTTTAGACTGTATCCATTTATGACGAAAACTCCTATGTTATAAATCAACATTGGTCACCCATACGTGTATACAAAATTGATTCCCTTCACAGTGTAGAAGAAGATCATAAAAAGTACAAACACAAGTTACATAATGAAACTGTGAGTTGAAATAAAAAGGTTAGTGAGAATCTCCAACTGTCTGTACAATTCTTATAGACAAGGAAGCCAAGTAAATAACCAAAAGCCCTATACCCATCACGGCACCAAGCCTCATTCTATTACTAAACAGAACCAAGAACGACCAAACCAGTCCTATAACTAAAAACCCAAGACTCTCCAACACACGAGGATCCGTCTTAATCACAATGCTCGACGGATAAATCTCCCACGCGCATCCCACAAGCGACACCCCTAGAGCGAACAACGTATTAAAGATAGGACCCGCGTAACATCCCGACACAGCCACTTGAGCTCCTTCGTCCCCATCGTGCAGCGCCATCGTCACGTTGGTTATAAGATCTCCTATAGAGTTCCCCCACGCGAGAACCGTAAGGCCCAAGATCGAAGGGCTTACACCGAAGATGTAACCTAGTGAAGTCAAAAGCGCGACTAGCTCTTGTGCTGATATGTAACTCCACGTCATGCTCATTACAAACCCTCCTACTAACCAAGGTAGTAGCCACTTCTTCGGTGGGTGTGACTTCTTCGTCGTGGCTCCTGCTACAACACCGAGAACTATACCGACCGAACACCCGGTTATATACACAACCCCTGCCTCGAAACTTGTCGGATTCCGCTTCCAGTTCCATAGAAACGACAACAGAACCGGAGCAGACGTAACCGAAGCAACAGCTATCGGTTTAGACCATCTCTCTTCACTCACTACCGGTATAGTCAATCTCCTCGGCAAGTAGAGAGGCAAAGTGATAACCCAAACCACTAACTTCCAGTAACATCTcccatcatcaacaacaacaacaacatcttCATCAAGATCATCTCTCTGCTCCAATATCGGTTCACCAAGACTACTACCCCTTTTATGAACCGACTCAACATCAAACTCACAGCTCTCTCCACCAAACCTCCAAGATAGATACACAAAGACGACATAAACAGCGTACAACGAACAGAACCCAAGAGCTCCCCAGAGATTGATCTTCCCATAGACCAAGATCAAAGCCAAGGAGCCAACCGCAGCGCAGAAGAAGCAAACGTCTCTTATAAAAGCAGACCTCTCGACCCTAACCCTTCTCCTATGCAACGAAACGCTTATGATCCCAACCACTACGCAGGTAACAAAAGAGGATCCTCCAACAACAGTGTTGAGACCAACATCGTAAGTCCCCTTTGACTCCCCCATGAAAGAGACCAAACTCGCGAACAGATCAGGAGCGCCGTTACCGAGAGAGAGGAGAGTCACACCCGCAACAGTTGGAGATAAAGTTAAGAGCTTTGAGAGAGACTCGAGAGACGAACAGAAGTACTCAGAAGCTGTGTGACCCAAGACGTAGAAGAGGACGAGAAGCCAGAGGAAGAGGAGGGACTGACCCAGTAATGGGAATCCATCGAAGTTGCAGTAGAGGAAGGAGAGGTAGTCGATGAAGCCTTGGCTCGCGCAAGGGTCGATTGATTTGAGGTAAGCACACTTTGATTTGTAGTCGTGAAAGTGATTCAGAGCACTGCAATTGTTGTCTGATTTAGGTCTCAGGGCGCTGGAATCAACGGGGCTTGTGAAGAGGAGACAAGAGAAGAGGATGAGGAATGAGTAACCAGAACGAACTGAAGAAAATGGATATCCCATCAATCAAGTGAAACCTGGAACTCGagaaaaaaacagagcaaaccggatcaaaaacagagcaaaccggattaaaaacagagcaaacagcaaaggtgagatttttacgaaggaaattaaaatatatttaatgggTTTGTCTCAACAGATCATGAAACGAACTTAACGcggagagagagggagagaggagGATAAAGCACTGACCTTTAATAAGATTTGGATAAAGCAAAGAAGGAAGGAATCTACTGGACTACGGAAGAGTTCTCGTAGGGAAGAAGACACGCACacccacaaacacacacacacttgAAGAGGCCTGTTGAAGACAAACGTCAGGAAACAGAGAATCCGAATTGTATTTTTagctttttttaaatataaaaattgtcaTTACCCTTTTGGGGGCATCGGTGTATATGGAAATGAGCATATGTGTCGCCTTCACGATCGACCTTGCGTCACTGTCCCATTCCATTACGTTTTCAAGGAAAGGGATAGGAAGACGAGGCTTTATTAGCTTTTCCACAGTTAAACTAGTATTTTAAGAAGCCGACCAGCATATCTTTTTGTGCTTTTTGACTATGAAGACATTCTGGTTTTGTTTGTTGTTATCAATAACCGATCTAAATCAAACcggtttaaaatttaaaccggAATTGCTCGTTGAATTTGCTGGAATTACAAAATGAAAATGGAAAATAATAAACACAAGAACTTAATATTATGCAATATTTAAAGTTAAATGCTACAAAAAGTTACAATTATCTTATTAGATAATCTATAATAATCTATAAATCGTTTTgacaaaacatattttaaaatagaaaatattttaaaatttaatattaaactgtttaaataaaaatattatcaactCTTTTGAAATCATAAACCagtaacttaaaataaaataaaaaggcaaagcatgcaaaaaaaaaacagaatgaacgcagaaaacaaaaaaggaaTTTGTACCGtataaccataaaaaaaaacacaaatccactatctaaccaaaaacaccttctctctttatttttctttatatctcTCTCTAACTTCTTACTAAAAATCTAATTACTCTTTTTTGTGGTTATTTGACAAATAAGCCCAAACAGAAAACTTGAGAATAAAGTTAAAAAGGAATTAATACAATCTTATTACTGAGATAAAGTAAACAAATGAATTAATAGTCAAATGAAGATAATTGTGTCATGAAGTTGACTTTTACTTTACAAAATGAGAACGCAAGCCGGGGTGGAGAGATGAGGATTTCCAATTTagtaaaagatttttttttctactttaAATAAGATAATGTTTGTTTCCAATTAAAATCgaagataaatatatacatatcaactAGCAAGTCGATGGGACTTGTCAGTGTGAACCGTGACCGGTGAAAGTATTCAAGTCTTGAGAGCAACGCGGTCTTCAAACGCGTCTCTTATTTTTGCTTTACATTGATTCTTTAATTGTGTGATTTATTCATTGCTTGAGAGCTATAAGTTGTCTAAGTGAGTAAATGCGATTGCATTAACACAAGAACCAACACGTACGTCCCATTCGATGGAAAGACCCATAtactattttcttaatttttgtaaataaagtTAGATATTGCAGATAATGAAATCTTACATGGAGAGAAGATCAACTTAGAATGCAGAGCCGGACCTCACAAGCTATGGGCCAGAAGAGAAAAGATATTGGGCTTATTAGTTACTGAATTCAAGAAGGAATTACAAAATGAAGAGTGTAAAGTTGATACACCTGGCCTTGAATGGAAGCGGGCCAAGCACTTTGAATTCTCAGATTCTCAGGACACTTTTGATGATGATTTCGAGTAGTACCATTAGCATTTATATGATTTACTTTCACACCTACAAAATCATGGAACTGCATATCAGAACGTAAGCGTTTTTGAAATGGTAAAATGTATTTGTTCACAGATTTTTTTGtcgtgatgatgatgatgatgatgatgcataACTCAAGTTTTTTTTGAGCGTGTGATTTTTCAGGCAACATTTATACATAGGTTACGCATTTAGATACAGACACAACATTATAAAGACAATGgaaaccgaaaaaaaaaaattaataggaAAATGATGAGAACTGAATCAATTTTTGTCTTACTTTTTGTATGTACATTCCTTCTCTAGCTGCATTTTTGCATGTGAGGCTAAACAATATCCAATCTACAAAGTCTATAAGGTTGAAAGAGCTTCAAGAAATCGAAAAGTAAACAAAAGTGGTATGTTATCTCCTGTTCCTCCTCCGTCTGTCTCACTTCATTATCAGCTAAACTTTTATTCTCTTCTACATTTTGCCGCGCAATACGTTCTGGAATCGTGTTGTCAAAGTTAGCTCCTTCTGGATTGGCAGCATAAGCTACAAAGTAAGCCATAACACATGCTTGCAACCAAGCAGACGAAACTCTCCCCTGAAACACACACCATAACACAAAGTTACATGAGCTAAGCCGTTTCAATTCCTTTTTGTTTTGATAATGAAAGCTTACCAAAAAGTATCCGATGATGAATGCATAGAGAGTCATCTGAAAGAAGTAGTCCTCATGGATATTAAGCTCCCATATACCAGCAGTCAACGCAGATATCGCCCCTATACCAAAGGCGCTGAGGAAGCATATGGAGCTAGTGAGGTCAGCATCCACGAGCTCCTCCAACCCAACCGTTCTTCTAAACTCTTGCCATGCATCTCTCGACGCTTGCACAAAGCCTTTGTTGTGAACTCCAACATGAACAAACCCGTATCTGTTTCCGACTAAGACCATATGATTAGCAACCCAAGCGCAGTCCCCATACCCCATGACCTGCGTACATGGTCCGGTCGCTGCCGTTGCCTCCCCTATTAACAGTTCGTATCATTCCCCTGATGACTACAAAAACCGGAACGAGCGTAGAGCCAATACAAACGCTCCCGAGCTGGCTTCTCAGAGTACCACAAAGAGCATCACATGCGTTTATGACGTCATAATTAGCAAAGTGTACGTACGCAGCTTTCGAAACGGCGACTACTTGCACGTTCTTGAGAACCTGCATGGTCCAGGCAAGGCTTATCACGATCAAAGAGATGAAGAGAATGTCTACTAGACCTCTTCTTGTAGCCGTAGCTCCACCGATTCCCGCCGCCAAGAAGGCAGAGTAAAGGACGCTTAAGATCGACGACACGACGGCTATTAGTCTGGTTCTTGGAGGTAGAACGGATGTGGAGAGTGCCGTTATCGTGAAGGTGAACTCGCGCCTCCTACGAGTGACGAAGAGCCAGGAATGGATTGCCTGAGCGAAGCTAAAGAGGATGAGTAGCCCGCCGATCCCTGGAACAAACGTTTTGCCGTAGAGTACAAGGAAGATCCCGACGGAGAATGTGAGTAGAGGTGCGAGAATGATCGTGGCTTTGGATGTTGATGCTATGTTGCAGAGGAAGAGGCATTGCCAGGATAAAGAGAGGAGTCCGGAGAGAGCGACGGAGGAAAGGAGAGGGGTGTACCATTTCTTGGGGTGGAAGTTAGGTGATTTTGTGAAGAGTAGGCCTCTTAGCGTGAGGAAGATGACTAGGGCTGAGATTAGGATGAGTTGCGAGTAGAAAATAGACGTGAAAAGGCATCTGAAGAATCTTCCGGTTAGGGTTTGTTGTTGTGCGGCGGCGGGAGATGTCACGACGTCTTGTTGTGGTTGTTGTGTGGCGGCGGGAGTTGTAACGGTTTGTTCGATTTCCTGCAAAAATGCGAAAAGATAAGAGGGAGAAGAATCAGTAGTacttggagagagagagagagagagggtgacTTGTGGTTAAAGAATGTGAAAGAAATTAATAAACCATTGAGAAAGACGACGGTGTGTGTCTCGGTTTACTTGCGGCGGGAACGGTGACGAAGGGGTCAAAGAGACGAGAGAGGTGAAGCGAGAAGTGATGACAGCGAAAGAATCACAGAAAGAGAGATGGAGatttatatagagagagagtgagatcTTGATCTTTTGTTCTTGAAGCCCTCACGTGAGTCGCAAGGCAGTTGTTTGTTATTATGAGAAGTCAACGTCTCTCTAACTTCGAGTTAGAGCTGATTAACTCTGTCTCTCTCAAAGTTTCTTTGAGTTTTTTTCGTCGTATTGTCTTCCTTGGAAAGCAAGTTTATAGCCCACTTCACTTTTCATCACTTGTGTGTTTCGCGGCGTGAAAACATGTTTCTTTTTATATTAGTAGTCTAATTTTTATGCTTTTAAGTTTAGTTGACTAGTAGATCATTTGTTTTACATTCTAGGTAAATGTATTAAtagtggaagcaccgtagcctattggttaaggtttaaagacttctacatccaggtctggggttcgaatcccagactatgcaatttattgtaGATTACAgaaaatccaggtttcaagtcccggagagagcggtttattaaacaattatgcaaaccacagaggaaaggcttgcaagggatcttcaacatggtgcaagtaaatctggccagacgtggatcttcataggacggctcagatgatgcagtttcaagtcccggagagagcggtttattaaacaattatgcaaacCACAGAGGAAAGGCttacaagggatcttcaacatggtgcaagtaaatctggccagacgtggatcttcataggacggctcaggtgatgcagttaggcgtaggtcttcataaggcagatAATATTGttggttgtcgaatcgtctatgtaatctttcctatatcataattgtaagatcgtaataaatcagcgttaaaaaaaaagtaaatgtaTTAATAAATTGCCATAAAGTAAAAAGTATATTCAATACCAAtttaataatgactagggatgagATTATGTGTACaaatgatttttatatattattatttattttgtgttcaaaatttttttttgagcaacatcTCGATAAtagttaaattattatttattttgtgttcaaTTTAAGTATTATGTATATAGTTAAATTAGAGTAGGCGcgtaaatcaaaacaaaatctcttgtttatttacaatattttttttggtaaatatatcaaaacaattattttgatttattttatatggtatataattaaattttaatgatattaacatagatatatagtatattttaatataaatatttattatcgaGACTTCCTACTAATATGATCTtgttaacatttgtatatttttgtaataaaaaaaaattaaaccattaatcacaaaatttttaatgtgagattttttcaatgcaatttcaaaattaaaataaaggtctcaataatttttcaatgcaaatttcaaaattaacatatttatgtatttttatatggtatatagtttaatttaaaagatattatatatatatatgtaatatgaatatctattaaatgagactttttattcatacgatttatgtatcttgttataacaaaaaaaaaagttaaaccattgatcataaaattttaaatgtgggatttgtaacatttttagtaatttatagtcgtttaaaaaaattcaaaatataacatataagaaaaaatctaaatttttattatatggttaatgaaaaatattattttgtaaactaataatcaattttatagttagtttaataagagtataatatatgtttagatagaccaacatattttttaaagattctaaaaatcatcttAGTGATAACACGTATCTAccaaaaaatgttgtaatatttTTCAACTAATATGTAAAGAATTTCTGTTAGAGAAAAACTGTTTCCATACTTCATTGAAATAGGAACTCTATAGCCAATAGCATAAGATTCAAAGAGAATTATATTGTTTAACTCTAAAAGAAGCCATAACGATGTTCCAGTTGCATTTGGCCAAAGCTGACATTTATTTACTCTTTTATAAAGTGAACTTCTCAAACTTGAGTCTCATAAGATTACTTCATAAAATATGTGTTCATTAAGTTTATAAAAGtgtaaataaatatgttttatacGATAGTTACTTCATAAAAATGTGTTCATACTACCCGGAACGAGTTGGCTTAGCTGGAAAGGATCTGATGTATTTGGGAAGAGATCTCTGGTTCGAAGAAATTTGATATCCAGAGAAAAGAATTAAGCAACCGGTCTTTGTCTCCGGCTTTAGAAGAGTTAGAGCCAGTGGCCTGGATCACCTCCtggtttaacaaaaaaaaaaaggtgttcATATGCAATCAAAGGATATCAGTGTTTATGTATTTTCGGTGGGTAGTAAATATGGGCTTTCGAATGGGCTAACGTGATTCACTAATTAAGTAGCAAAGTTTTTAATGGGCCTCTATACTGTTGAACACCTTTTAGATGAAACCTTTTTCGTCAAATATGAAATGAATTAATTACAGTCAGCGGGCTTAGAGGAAATTTCAAAGAGTCgaaaatgaatattaaatttaagagtacatttttataaagataatatatatgtaaatgcaTGAATCTGTCTATTAATTGATCGTATAGACTTTATAGGGTTTTTTTATAatacaaataaatgaaaaagttCATAAGAATGTATCCTTTTGGCACTTCTTGTGATTGCTAATCATTCAAGTGCGCGACACATCAGATGCACTTACaccagtttaaaaaaaaattaaaaacacctGCGCCGTTTGTTTGGTGTGTGTT includes the following:
- the LOC103845895 gene encoding cation/calcium exchanger 2, with protein sequence MGYPFSSVRSGYSFLILFSCLLFTSPVDSSALRPKSDNNCSALNHFHDYKSKCAYLKSIDPCASQGFIDYLSFLYCNFDGFPLLGQSLLFLWLLVLFYVLGHTASEYFCSSLESLSKLLTLSPTVAGVTLLSLGNGAPDLFASLVSFMGESKGTYDVGLNTVVGGSSFVTCVVVGIISVSLHRRRVRVERSAFIRDVCFFCAAVGSLALILVYGKINLWGALGFCSLYAVYVVFVYLSWRFGGESCEFDVESVHKRGSSLGEPILEQRDDLDEDVVVVVDDGRCYWKLVVWVITLPLYLPRRLTIPVVSEERWSKPIAVASVTSAPVLLSFLWNWKRNPTSFEAGVVYITGCSVGIVLGVVAGATTKKSHPPKKWLLPWLVGGFVMSMTWSYISAQELVALLTSLGYIFGVSPSILGLTVLAWGNSIGDLITNVTMALHDGDEGAQVAVSGCYAGPIFNTLFALGVSLVGCAWEIYPSSIVIKTDPRVLESLGFLVIGLVWSFLVLFSNRMRLGAVMGIGLLVIYLASLSIRIVQTVGDSH
- the LOC103845896 gene encoding LOW QUALITY PROTEIN: protein PNS1 (The sequence of the model RefSeq protein was modified relative to this genomic sequence to represent the inferred CDS: deleted 1 base in 1 codon), which gives rise to MEIEQTVTTPAATQQPQQDVVTSPAAAQQQTLTGRFFRCLFTSIFYSQLILISALVIFLTLRGLLFTKSPNFHPKKWYTPLLSSVALSGLLSLSWQCLFLCNIASTSKATIILAPLLTFSVGIFLVLYGKTFVPGIGGLLILFSFAQAIHSWLFVTRRRREFTFTITALSTSVLPPRTRLIAVVSSILSVLYSAFLAAGIGGATATRRGLVDILFISLIVISLAWTMQVLKNVQVVAVSKAAYVHFANYDVINACDALCGTLRSQLGSVCIGSTLVPVFVVIRGMIRTVNREATAATGPCTQVMGYGDCAWVANHMVLVGNRYGFVHVGVHNKGFVQASRDAWQEFRRTVGLEELVDADLTSSICFLSAFGIGAISALTAGIWELNIHEDYFFQMTLYAFIIGYFLGRVSSAWLQACVMAYFVAYAANPEGANFDNTIPERIARQNVEENKSLADNEVRQTEEEQEITYHFCLLFDFLKLFQPYRLCRLDIV